Proteins encoded together in one Marispirochaeta sp. window:
- a CDS encoding DEAD/DEAH box helicase family protein: MSNFTFLKAEYSELFPDAKRVEELALSDPRGSCFYARLTLEHTVEWLYDHDRSLRRPYENRLGAMIHERTFQQLLPPSLFAKVKAIQRAGNEAAHSQREIRSVDSSRICKELFHLLYWVARTYTRLSDPKELDVAFDPELLTPPQRKKKVKVVVSSTASLKKKEEARERERQAHEKAIAEREAAIKAQARTLEEREAVLARMDAELAQLRCELAEAKDRNIKVPDSHDYTEQETRKLIIDQLLVEAGWTIGSNVSEEYPVTGMPNARGEGFIDYLLWGADGLPIAVVEAKKTSVDPHVGQQQAKLYADCIESMHGRRPVIFFTNGYESWIWDDHTGSIREQQTKFATGGYPSRMAQGFYTQDQLQLLIERRSSRQSLQGQDVKKEIVDRYYQIRVIQSLGESFMQAQRKGLLAMATGTGKTRTVIALVDLLMRRGWVKRVLFLADRVALVNQAVNAFKAHLPEGSPVNLVTEKDKTGRVYVCTYPTMMGLIDQMADGRRRYGVGHFDLIVIDEAHRSVYQKYGAIFDYFDSLLVGLTATPRDEVHHDTYHLFDLETGIPTDAYGLQEAVDDGYLVPPRAISVPLKFQREGIKYDDLSEDEKEHWEGLDWGDDETPEVVDASAVNKWLFNEDTVDKVLKHLMENGLKVEGGDTLGKTIIFAKNHEHALFIEKRFNKHYPHLKGHFARVIDNYATYAQSLIDDFSTPAKYPQIAISVDMLDTGIDVPEVVNLVFFKIVRSRTKFYQMIGRGTRLCPDLYGPGEDKSSFFIFDFCGNLEYFGENPEGVEGSETVPLSKRLFLNRLQLIEELQGPAAQGDDKEALRELTDEVRDILHQEVSAMNIDNFIVRSKRQYVERFQKRENWDHLSGEALGDLVHHVAGLPSEQEKEDITAKLFDNTCLKLQLGLLNSSPAFIKLQQQVREMASDLEEKSSIPMVKAQMQLIHEVQTDEYWEGITLPILETLRKKLRNLIQFIEKKKRKVVYSVIQDELYENEAHEVPIDGIGVGIDMVRYRKKVEAFIRSHDNHIVIRKLRYNKALTPLDLKELERFLFESSEVESRKQFEAAFGKQENLSLFIRSLVGLDRGAAKDAFSKYLDTTRFNANQIRFIEMIIDHLTRKGTMDAGMLYEEPFTGIHYEGVEGVFEDAAVGEIISLIRAINANAEGSSVA, translated from the coding sequence ATGAGCAACTTCACCTTCCTTAAGGCCGAATATTCTGAACTCTTCCCCGACGCCAAAAGAGTGGAAGAGCTTGCTCTCTCCGATCCCCGGGGAAGTTGTTTCTATGCCAGACTGACTCTGGAGCATACTGTGGAGTGGCTTTATGATCATGACCGCTCTTTGCGGCGCCCCTACGAGAACCGACTGGGGGCCATGATTCATGAGCGGACCTTCCAGCAGCTTCTGCCGCCGTCCCTCTTTGCCAAGGTCAAGGCCATTCAGCGGGCGGGGAACGAAGCCGCCCACTCCCAGCGGGAGATTCGCTCCGTTGATTCGTCAAGAATCTGTAAGGAACTCTTCCATCTCCTCTACTGGGTGGCCCGAACCTATACGCGCCTGAGTGATCCCAAGGAGCTGGATGTTGCCTTCGATCCTGAGCTCCTTACGCCTCCGCAAAGAAAAAAGAAGGTAAAGGTTGTCGTCTCCTCTACCGCCTCCCTCAAGAAGAAGGAGGAGGCCCGGGAGAGGGAACGGCAGGCCCATGAGAAGGCTATTGCCGAGCGGGAAGCTGCTATCAAGGCCCAGGCCCGTACCCTGGAAGAGCGGGAGGCGGTTCTGGCCCGGATGGACGCCGAACTGGCCCAGCTCCGCTGTGAACTGGCGGAGGCGAAGGACCGGAACATCAAGGTTCCCGACAGCCACGATTATACCGAACAGGAGACCCGCAAGCTCATCATAGACCAGCTTCTGGTGGAAGCCGGGTGGACCATCGGGTCTAATGTCTCCGAGGAGTATCCTGTTACCGGCATGCCCAACGCCAGGGGCGAAGGCTTTATCGATTATCTTCTATGGGGAGCCGACGGCCTTCCCATAGCGGTTGTTGAGGCGAAGAAGACATCCGTCGATCCCCATGTTGGGCAGCAACAGGCCAAGCTCTATGCCGACTGTATCGAATCCATGCACGGCCGCCGGCCGGTTATCTTCTTCACCAACGGCTATGAGAGCTGGATCTGGGATGACCATACCGGCAGCATCCGCGAGCAGCAAACGAAGTTTGCGACCGGCGGATACCCCTCCCGGATGGCTCAGGGCTTCTATACCCAGGATCAGCTCCAGTTGCTCATAGAACGGCGTAGTTCCCGGCAGAGCCTCCAGGGGCAGGATGTAAAGAAGGAGATTGTGGACCGGTACTACCAGATCCGGGTTATCCAGTCCCTGGGAGAATCGTTCATGCAGGCCCAGCGCAAGGGGCTCCTGGCCATGGCCACCGGTACCGGGAAGACCAGAACGGTGATCGCCCTGGTGGACCTCCTGATGCGCCGGGGATGGGTCAAACGGGTCCTCTTCCTGGCCGACCGGGTGGCCCTGGTCAATCAGGCGGTTAATGCCTTTAAGGCTCATTTGCCTGAAGGAAGTCCGGTGAATCTGGTCACCGAGAAGGATAAAACCGGCCGGGTCTACGTCTGTACCTATCCCACCATGATGGGATTGATCGACCAGATGGCCGATGGCCGCCGCCGGTACGGTGTGGGGCACTTCGATCTCATCGTTATAGATGAGGCCCACCGGTCGGTCTATCAGAAGTACGGGGCTATCTTCGATTATTTCGATTCCCTGTTGGTCGGCTTAACCGCCACTCCCCGGGACGAGGTTCATCACGATACCTATCACCTCTTCGACCTGGAGACCGGTATCCCCACCGATGCCTACGGGCTGCAGGAAGCGGTGGATGACGGCTACCTGGTTCCCCCCAGGGCGATCTCCGTCCCTCTGAAGTTTCAGCGGGAGGGGATCAAGTACGATGATCTCTCCGAGGATGAGAAGGAGCACTGGGAAGGCCTGGACTGGGGAGATGATGAGACTCCCGAAGTGGTGGATGCCTCTGCGGTGAACAAGTGGCTTTTCAATGAAGATACGGTGGACAAGGTCTTAAAGCATCTGATGGAGAACGGCTTGAAGGTGGAAGGGGGAGATACCCTCGGCAAGACGATTATCTTCGCCAAGAATCATGAACATGCCCTCTTCATCGAGAAGCGGTTTAACAAGCACTATCCCCATCTCAAAGGCCACTTCGCCAGGGTCATCGACAACTATGCCACCTATGCGCAGTCCCTGATTGACGATTTCAGCACCCCCGCCAAGTATCCTCAAATAGCCATCTCAGTGGATATGCTGGATACCGGCATTGACGTTCCCGAGGTGGTGAACCTGGTCTTCTTCAAGATCGTCAGATCCAGGACCAAGTTCTACCAGATGATCGGCCGGGGCACCCGGCTCTGTCCCGATCTCTATGGACCGGGAGAGGATAAGAGCTCCTTTTTCATCTTCGACTTCTGCGGTAATCTGGAGTACTTCGGGGAAAACCCTGAAGGTGTCGAGGGCAGTGAAACCGTTCCCTTATCAAAGCGTCTTTTCCTGAATCGCCTCCAGCTCATAGAAGAACTGCAGGGCCCTGCCGCTCAGGGCGATGATAAAGAAGCTCTCCGGGAACTGACGGATGAGGTTCGGGACATTCTCCACCAGGAAGTATCCGCCATGAATATCGACAACTTTATTGTGCGGTCTAAGCGTCAGTACGTGGAGCGCTTCCAGAAGCGGGAGAACTGGGATCACCTTTCCGGTGAGGCTTTAGGTGACCTGGTTCACCATGTAGCGGGGCTCCCCAGCGAACAGGAGAAGGAAGACATTACCGCCAAACTCTTCGACAATACCTGCTTAAAGCTGCAGTTGGGGCTGTTGAACAGCTCTCCCGCCTTCATAAAACTTCAGCAGCAGGTCCGTGAGATGGCCTCCGACCTGGAAGAGAAATCCTCGATCCCCATGGTAAAGGCTCAAATGCAGCTGATCCACGAGGTTCAGACAGACGAGTACTGGGAGGGCATTACCCTGCCGATTCTGGAGACCCTTCGGAAGAAGCTCCGTAACCTGATCCAGTTTATTGAGAAGAAGAAACGCAAGGTCGTCTATTCGGTCATTCAGGATGAGTTGTATGAGAATGAAGCACATGAGGTTCCCATCGACGGGATAGGCGTCGGGATCGATATGGTCCGGTACAGGAAGAAGGTGGAGGCCTTCATCCGTTCCCACGATAACCATATTGTAATCAGGAAACTCCGGTACAACAAAGCCCTTACTCCTCTCGACCTGAAGGAACTTGAACGCTTTCTCTTTGAGTCCAGCGAGGTGGAGAGCCGGAAACAGTTCGAAGCAGCCTTCGGCAAGCAGGAAAACTTGAGCCTCTTCATCAGGTCTCTGGTTGGACTTGACCGGGGCGCCGCCAAGGACGCCTTCTCAAAATACCTGGACACGACCCGGTTCAACGCCAATCAGATCCGCTTTATCGAGATGATCATCGACCACCTGACCCGCAAGGGCACCATGGATGCCGGAATGCTCTATGAAGAACCCTTTACCGGTATTCACTACGAAGGTGTCGAGGGAGTCTTTGAAGATGCTGCCGTTGGAGAAATCATCAGCTTAATCCGGGCTATCAATGCGAATGCGGAAGGGAGTTCGGTGGCTTAG
- a CDS encoding nucleotidyltransferase family protein — MKSPRLIHACCIVLAAGESARMGRPKQLLELDGKPLFIYALETALAACEEVILVQGAVDLSEYLPPAGNLKLVTNRNWQRGMLGSLQTGLAKRRYPQVFVIPADLPLVRWETYYGLADAMGKVPAAYPVCDGRRGHPVLMGPEAISLIETADPGLKAMNVISPLSPLAVEVEDTGIYRDIDTPEEWEKVRGG; from the coding sequence ATGAAAAGTCCGCGCCTAATCCACGCCTGCTGTATTGTCCTTGCCGCGGGGGAGTCTGCACGTATGGGAAGGCCGAAACAGCTTCTGGAACTCGACGGAAAGCCCCTGTTTATCTACGCCCTTGAAACAGCCCTTGCCGCCTGTGAGGAGGTAATCCTGGTCCAGGGAGCTGTCGACCTGTCAGAATACCTTCCGCCGGCCGGGAACCTGAAGCTGGTAACAAACCGGAACTGGCAAAGAGGAATGCTCGGATCCCTGCAGACAGGACTCGCGAAACGGCGGTACCCGCAGGTATTTGTCATACCCGCTGATCTGCCCCTGGTCCGATGGGAAACCTATTACGGTCTTGCGGATGCCATGGGGAAGGTCCCTGCAGCCTATCCTGTCTGCGACGGACGCAGGGGTCACCCGGTACTGATGGGGCCGGAAGCCATATCCCTTATCGAGACCGCCGACCCGGGGCTCAAGGCCATGAACGTAATCTCGCCCCTCTCTCCTCTGGCTGTGGAGGTCGAAGACACCGGGATTTACCGGGACATCGATACTCCCGAGGAATGGGAAAAAGTCAGAGGCGGATAA
- a CDS encoding ABC transporter substrate-binding protein, which yields MKTRCISLLSLFILLAGLSISSFSEGVQETSAPQIVVEDALGRSVTLPESPKRIVTAGKAVIMIVDALYLFSDVGERVAAVGFTDQGMGDFFPVLEKDAGKTARLKKNVGPEEILARNPDLVLLKSYLRDSLGKPIETAGVPVVYLDLETPEQFERDLRILGTLLEQEDRAEELISMMDQKAAELRSRVEGRPQLTVALFSVNSGNSGYSFSVAPQGWIQAVLVQLAGGEPVWTEAVSKPGWNQVGFEQIARWDPEVMVLLSFRGATREVRESVQTDSLWGSLTAVRNDRIYSMPADFYSWGQPDPRWILGAQWLARVLHPEAFDSPFEEDVAAFFRDFYGIGKERFEREIRPRISGDFF from the coding sequence ATGAAAACCAGATGTATCAGCCTGCTGTCGCTTTTTATTTTACTGGCAGGCCTTAGTATTTCAAGCTTCAGCGAAGGGGTGCAGGAAACATCAGCCCCGCAGATTGTGGTGGAAGACGCTTTGGGAAGAAGCGTTACCCTGCCCGAATCCCCCAAAAGGATTGTGACCGCCGGCAAGGCAGTCATTATGATAGTCGATGCCCTCTACCTGTTTTCCGATGTGGGAGAACGGGTCGCGGCCGTCGGATTTACCGACCAGGGGATGGGTGATTTCTTCCCGGTCCTCGAAAAAGACGCAGGAAAAACCGCGCGCCTGAAAAAGAATGTCGGTCCCGAGGAGATCCTTGCCCGGAACCCGGACCTGGTCCTGCTGAAGTCCTACTTAAGGGATTCCCTGGGCAAACCGATTGAAACCGCCGGCGTGCCGGTGGTCTATTTGGACCTGGAGACCCCTGAACAGTTCGAGCGGGACCTGAGGATTCTGGGAACTCTTTTGGAGCAGGAGGACCGTGCTGAAGAGCTGATCTCCATGATGGACCAGAAGGCTGCGGAACTGCGCAGCAGGGTAGAGGGCCGCCCGCAGCTGACAGTGGCCCTCTTTTCCGTGAACAGCGGCAACTCAGGTTACAGCTTCAGCGTGGCCCCCCAGGGATGGATCCAGGCGGTTCTGGTTCAACTTGCCGGCGGGGAGCCTGTCTGGACTGAGGCCGTCAGTAAACCGGGGTGGAACCAGGTCGGGTTTGAGCAGATTGCCCGCTGGGACCCGGAGGTCATGGTTCTTCTCTCCTTTCGGGGGGCCACCCGGGAAGTCCGGGAGAGCGTACAGACTGATTCTCTCTGGGGCAGCCTTACGGCGGTGCGGAACGACAGAATCTATTCAATGCCGGCAGATTTCTACAGCTGGGGGCAGCCGGATCCCCGCTGGATACTGGGGGCCCAATGGCTGGCCAGGGTACTGCATCCCGAGGCCTTTGATTCTCCGTTTGAGGAAGATGTCGCCGCATTTTTCCGGGATTTTTATGGTATCGGTAAAGAGCGCTTTGAGCGTGAAATCAGGCCTCGTATATCGGGAGACTTTTTTTGA
- a CDS encoding iron ABC transporter permease produces the protein MIRPGKLKESKGLYLLGGLFVLLFAVSLLIGRYPSAGILSPAHLFTEQLALRVFLRLRLPRVISASLLGAALASSGCTFQMLFRNPLVEPGFLGVSQGAAFGAAMAILLVPRLPGGVQLSAVFFSLTGLLLSYRVARNIRFGGWVIRMVISGLAVSALFTSGVGVLKYLADPLSQLQEMTFWMLGGLAGTTWSTTVSMLLLALPALFILYLFRWRLNILSLDDLTSFSMGADPFRERMLLLVAASVATAGVTAAAGIVGWVGLLIPHVARRLFGAEGSVSLPASMLLGAVMVLACDDIARTLLSFEIPLGILTSLLGAGLFLMLLSSGQVRFRR, from the coding sequence TTGATCCGTCCCGGTAAGTTAAAGGAGTCAAAAGGTCTTTATCTGCTGGGAGGGCTGTTTGTTCTTCTTTTCGCGGTTTCCCTGCTGATCGGCCGCTACCCGTCTGCGGGGATACTCTCCCCCGCTCATCTGTTTACGGAGCAGCTGGCCTTACGGGTTTTTCTGCGCCTGCGCCTGCCGCGGGTTATAAGCGCCTCATTACTGGGTGCGGCCCTGGCATCGTCGGGCTGTACCTTTCAGATGCTTTTCCGCAACCCCCTGGTGGAGCCGGGTTTTCTGGGGGTAAGCCAGGGAGCGGCTTTTGGTGCGGCTATGGCAATCCTCCTGGTTCCCCGGCTTCCCGGAGGGGTCCAGCTTTCTGCGGTCTTCTTTTCCTTAACGGGGCTCCTTCTTTCGTACCGGGTTGCCCGGAATATCCGTTTCGGCGGCTGGGTTATCCGGATGGTGATTTCCGGGCTCGCGGTTTCCGCCCTCTTTACCTCCGGGGTCGGGGTCCTCAAGTACCTGGCTGACCCGCTGTCTCAACTGCAGGAGATGACCTTCTGGATGCTCGGCGGACTCGCGGGTACAACCTGGAGCACCACCGTGTCCATGCTGCTCCTTGCTCTGCCGGCTCTGTTTATTCTGTATCTCTTTCGTTGGCGGCTGAACATTCTCAGCCTGGATGATCTTACCTCTTTTTCCATGGGTGCAGATCCTTTTCGGGAACGGATGCTGCTCTTGGTGGCGGCTTCGGTGGCCACCGCCGGTGTCACCGCCGCGGCGGGTATTGTCGGATGGGTCGGCCTGCTGATTCCCCATGTGGCCCGCCGGCTCTTCGGTGCGGAGGGAAGCGTCTCCCTGCCGGCTTCCATGCTGCTGGGGGCAGTTATGGTACTTGCCTGTGACGACATTGCCCGCACACTGCTCTCTTTTGAGATTCCTTTGGGGATTCTTACATCCCTGCTGGGGGCCGGTCTTTTTCTAATGCTGTTATCTTCAGGTCAGGTAAGGTTCCGCCGATGA
- a CDS encoding ABC transporter ATP-binding protein gives MNTFFMERITFSYSSSPGSHNSPLIFEDFSLKIQEGSVTALLGPNGSGKSTLLGLLLGYLLPQKGKVSLFGQDIIGYTRSELGRQIGFVSQSGTLPFNYPVLDYLLLGRASRIALWETPSKKDLAAVNAAVETAGIETLADRNVQELSAGELQLVAVARALAQEPRVLLLDEPTSHLDPANALLIFRLMRRLAGEGLTVLFTTHDPLHARQAAEQAVLLRQGRLLFSGKASEGLMPDKLDTLYGVTFREALIDGVAYPFLMV, from the coding sequence ATGAATACCTTTTTTATGGAGAGAATTACCTTCTCCTATAGCAGCAGTCCCGGCAGTCACAATAGTCCCCTCATATTTGAAGATTTTAGCCTCAAAATCCAGGAGGGAAGTGTTACGGCCCTGCTCGGGCCCAACGGCTCGGGAAAAAGCACTCTCCTGGGACTTCTTTTGGGATATCTGCTTCCGCAAAAAGGGAAAGTAAGCCTCTTCGGACAGGATATTATCGGGTATACCCGGAGCGAGCTGGGTCGGCAGATCGGTTTTGTCTCCCAGAGCGGGACTCTGCCCTTCAATTATCCGGTGCTGGATTACCTGCTGCTGGGCCGGGCATCGAGGATCGCCCTCTGGGAGACCCCGTCAAAGAAAGACCTGGCTGCCGTGAATGCGGCCGTTGAGACGGCGGGTATCGAAACGCTCGCGGACAGAAACGTCCAGGAGCTATCCGCCGGAGAACTTCAGCTGGTTGCTGTGGCCCGTGCCCTGGCCCAGGAACCGCGGGTCCTGCTGCTGGACGAACCTACCAGTCACCTGGACCCTGCCAATGCTTTGCTCATTTTTCGCCTGATGCGCCGCCTTGCCGGGGAGGGACTGACGGTGCTTTTTACCACCCATGATCCGCTGCATGCCCGCCAGGCGGCAGAGCAGGCGGTGCTGCTGCGGCAGGGACGGCTGCTTTTTTCCGGGAAGGCCTCCGAAGGTCTTATGCCTGATAAGCTGGATACCCTGTACGGGGTTACCTTTCGGGAGGCTCTGATAGACGGGGTAGCGTACCCCTTTCTTATGGTTTAA
- the arcC gene encoding carbamate kinase — protein MSKTIVVAIGGNSLISDPKHVTVPAQYEAAYATAKNMAALIVSDNRLAIVHGNGPQVGFILRRAELAKHELHMVPLDSCVADTQGALGYNIQTAVRNVLGGLHQVRNVSTIVTEVVVDRDDPSFKAPSKPIGSFMEETEARMHMQKDGWSVVEDSGRGWRRVVPSPRPIEILELDVIRQLVESGTVTIAAGGGGIPVIRDDKDHYVGVEAVIDKDLAASLLAQNLGADVFVISTAVEKVCLNFGKPDQLALETISLKEARTYMAQGHFAKGSMLPKIEAMVEFVEESGNTGIITDPAHLASALDGKAGTRIVPD, from the coding sequence ATGAGCAAAACCATCGTCGTCGCCATCGGCGGCAACTCGCTGATAAGTGATCCCAAACATGTTACCGTTCCGGCCCAGTACGAGGCAGCCTATGCAACGGCGAAGAATATGGCAGCCCTGATTGTGTCGGATAATCGGCTGGCCATTGTTCACGGCAATGGCCCTCAAGTCGGATTTATCCTGCGCCGGGCGGAACTGGCCAAGCACGAACTGCATATGGTGCCCCTGGACTCCTGCGTCGCCGACACCCAGGGGGCCCTGGGCTATAACATTCAGACTGCCGTGCGGAACGTCCTCGGAGGGCTGCATCAGGTACGGAATGTAAGCACAATTGTGACCGAAGTCGTGGTGGACCGGGATGATCCCTCCTTCAAGGCACCCTCAAAACCCATCGGCTCCTTCATGGAAGAGACAGAAGCCCGGATGCATATGCAGAAGGACGGCTGGTCTGTGGTGGAGGATTCCGGCCGCGGCTGGAGACGGGTTGTCCCCTCTCCCCGTCCCATAGAGATACTGGAACTGGACGTAATCCGTCAGCTGGTGGAGAGCGGAACTGTAACCATTGCCGCCGGGGGGGGCGGGATTCCGGTGATCCGGGACGACAAGGACCATTACGTCGGGGTGGAAGCGGTAATAGACAAAGACCTGGCGGCAAGTCTCCTGGCACAGAACCTTGGGGCTGACGTCTTTGTAATCTCTACCGCTGTAGAAAAGGTCTGTCTCAACTTCGGCAAACCCGACCAGCTGGCTCTGGAGACAATCAGCCTGAAAGAGGCCAGAACCTACATGGCCCAGGGGCACTTTGCCAAAGGGAGCATGTTGCCGAAGATCGAAGCCATGGTGGAGTTTGTGGAAGAGAGCGGCAACACCGGTATTATTACCGATCCGGCGCACCTGGCATCCGCTCTGGATGGGAAAGCCGGCACAAGGATCGTTCCGGATTAA
- the ade gene encoding adenine deaminase: protein MKRLIDVATGRRKADLVLQNARIVNVHTHEVSDGSLAVDQGVIAGVGAYEGKKELDLNGAYLLPGLIDSHVHIESSLVSPEQFARLVVPRGTTTVIADPHEIANVAGLDGIRYMINAAKGVPLDVYFMLPSCVPSTSFENAGAELDAAALAELINDEAVLGLGEVMDYPSVAAGDAGILAKIALAAERNKPVDGHGPMIEGRGLNAYRAAGIQTDHECSTLDEMRDRLRLGMRILIREGSAARNLSTLIKGVGPHSARYCSFCTDDKQPEEILNEGHIDHNLRLAIENGLDPLTAIQMGTLNAAEGYGLPRKGALVPGFDADLIVVDNLRHLNVQQVYKKGVLVAKNQEALFPVNTPDIRSVSGSVNVAGLSEGSFRLKLKNDLVNVIHLHPGNLITEKAVRKVYVDDQGCFACRDKLDILKLAVIERHKASGNVGLGLVEGFQLKGGALATSIAHDSHNLIVIGDNDRDMLTAAEALISCGGGMCAVKEGTVLDTLPLPIAGLMSNESADQLNQRLGRINRIAYDALKVNPQVDPFMSLSFLALPVIPELKLTDMGLFDVTNFEFIDINAE, encoded by the coding sequence ATGAAAAGGTTAATCGATGTTGCTACAGGACGGCGCAAGGCAGATCTGGTGCTGCAGAATGCCAGGATAGTAAACGTACACACCCACGAAGTAAGCGACGGCAGCCTGGCAGTTGACCAGGGAGTCATTGCCGGTGTCGGCGCCTATGAAGGTAAAAAGGAACTGGACCTGAATGGCGCCTACCTGCTTCCGGGCTTGATTGACAGCCATGTTCATATAGAGTCCTCCCTGGTCTCTCCCGAACAGTTTGCCCGGCTGGTTGTTCCCCGCGGAACAACTACAGTGATCGCCGATCCCCATGAGATTGCCAACGTGGCAGGACTGGACGGGATCCGCTACATGATTAATGCCGCGAAAGGGGTCCCCCTGGATGTCTACTTTATGCTGCCCTCCTGCGTGCCATCGACATCTTTTGAGAACGCCGGAGCCGAGCTTGATGCGGCAGCCCTGGCGGAACTGATCAACGACGAGGCGGTCCTTGGCCTGGGAGAGGTAATGGATTACCCCTCGGTGGCCGCCGGAGACGCCGGTATCCTGGCCAAGATCGCCCTGGCTGCCGAGAGAAACAAGCCCGTCGACGGCCACGGCCCCATGATCGAAGGCCGGGGACTCAACGCATACCGGGCTGCGGGTATTCAGACCGACCACGAGTGCTCCACCCTGGACGAGATGCGGGACCGCCTGCGCCTGGGGATGCGGATACTGATCCGTGAAGGCTCCGCCGCCCGGAACCTCTCCACCCTGATAAAAGGGGTCGGCCCCCACTCCGCCCGCTACTGTTCTTTCTGTACCGACGACAAACAGCCGGAGGAGATCCTGAACGAAGGTCACATTGACCATAATCTGCGCCTGGCCATCGAAAACGGCCTGGATCCCCTGACGGCCATCCAGATGGGGACCCTCAACGCCGCTGAAGGCTACGGGCTGCCCCGAAAAGGAGCCCTGGTTCCCGGTTTCGATGCCGACCTGATCGTGGTGGACAACCTGCGGCACTTGAATGTGCAGCAGGTGTACAAGAAAGGGGTCCTGGTCGCAAAAAACCAGGAGGCCCTTTTTCCGGTCAATACACCGGACATACGTTCGGTTTCCGGGAGCGTCAATGTCGCGGGTCTCTCGGAAGGAAGTTTCCGTCTGAAACTGAAGAATGACCTGGTCAATGTTATACACCTGCACCCGGGAAACCTGATTACGGAAAAAGCCGTGCGCAAGGTCTATGTTGACGATCAGGGCTGTTTTGCCTGCCGGGACAAGCTTGACATTCTGAAGCTGGCGGTAATTGAGCGCCACAAGGCAAGCGGCAACGTGGGTCTCGGCCTGGTGGAGGGGTTTCAGCTGAAAGGCGGTGCCCTGGCCACAAGCATCGCCCACGATTCTCACAACCTGATTGTAATCGGGGACAACGACCGGGACATGCTGACCGCTGCAGAGGCGCTGATCTCCTGCGGTGGGGGAATGTGTGCCGTTAAAGAGGGCACGGTGCTCGATACCCTGCCCCTGCCCATCGCGGGGCTTATGTCCAATGAGTCCGCGGACCAGCTGAACCAGCGCCTGGGCAGAATCAACCGGATAGCCTATGATGCCCTCAAGGTAAATCCCCAGGTTGATCCTTTTATGAGTCTCTCGTTTCTGGCATTGCCGGTGATCCCTGAGCTGAAGCTTACCGATATGGGACTCTTTGATGTCACAAACTTTGAATTTATCGATATTAACGCGGAGTAG
- a CDS encoding NCS2 family permease yields MEKFFQLKANNTTVRTEVIAGITTFLTMAYILAVNPGILSAAGMPADSVFTATAVASLIATLVMALVAKLPFALAPGMGLNAFFAFAVVLGMGYSWQFALTAVFLEGIIFIILTFLNVREAIINLIPMNIKRAISVGIGLFIAFIGMQNAGIIVNNDATLVGLGSLANSAALLAVIGLVITGVMIAYKVKGALLWGILISTAIGIPMGVTNLEGFRLVAAPPSLTPILFKFEFANILSFDMLIVLFTFLFVDMFDTVGTLIGVSTKAGILQADGSIPRAKQALFADAVGTTVGAMLGTSTVTTYVESAAGVEEGGRTGLTALVTAAMFFLALFFSPVFLLVPGAATAPALILVGVFMMSPVKEIDFLEITEAVPAFLAIVMMPLAYSIAEGIVWGLTSWVLLKVLSGRSKEVGIATYIVAAVFILKFFL; encoded by the coding sequence ATGGAAAAGTTCTTTCAACTGAAAGCGAACAATACCACAGTTCGCACGGAGGTTATCGCCGGTATTACCACATTTCTGACGATGGCCTATATCCTGGCGGTTAACCCGGGAATCCTGTCCGCCGCCGGCATGCCCGCCGATTCGGTCTTTACCGCTACGGCAGTCGCCTCGCTGATTGCGACCCTTGTCATGGCCCTGGTAGCAAAGCTTCCCTTTGCGCTTGCTCCGGGGATGGGTCTGAACGCCTTTTTTGCCTTTGCGGTTGTTCTGGGCATGGGATACAGCTGGCAGTTTGCTCTTACAGCGGTATTCCTCGAAGGTATCATTTTCATTATCCTGACATTTCTCAATGTCCGTGAAGCGATTATCAACCTGATTCCCATGAACATCAAACGGGCCATCTCGGTTGGTATCGGGCTTTTTATCGCCTTTATCGGGATGCAGAATGCTGGAATTATCGTTAACAACGATGCGACCCTGGTGGGCCTTGGCTCCCTGGCTAACTCCGCGGCGCTTCTGGCGGTAATCGGGCTTGTTATTACCGGTGTCATGATTGCCTATAAAGTTAAAGGTGCTCTCTTGTGGGGTATCCTGATTTCCACGGCAATCGGAATTCCCATGGGTGTTACAAACCTCGAAGGATTCAGACTGGTAGCGGCTCCACCCTCTCTTACTCCTATACTTTTCAAGTTTGAGTTTGCCAATATCTTAAGCTTCGATATGCTGATTGTGCTCTTTACATTCCTGTTTGTTGACATGTTCGACACCGTCGGGACTCTGATCGGTGTTTCCACCAAGGCAGGTATCCTCCAGGCCGATGGTTCCATTCCCCGGGCAAAGCAGGCCCTTTTTGCCGACGCCGTCGGAACCACTGTAGGCGCCATGCTGGGTACCTCCACCGTAACCACCTATGTAGAGAGCGCTGCTGGTGTAGAAGAGGGTGGACGCACCGGACTTACCGCCCTGGTTACCGCCGCAATGTTCTTCCTGGCTCTTTTCTTCAGCCCTGTCTTCCTGCTGGTTCCCGGAGCTGCGACGGCCCCGGCCCTGATTCTGGTTGGTGTCTTCATGATGAGCCCGGTAAAAGAGATCGACTTTCTGGAGATTACCGAGGCTGTTCCCGCTTTCCTGGCGATCGTCATGATGCCCCTGGCCTACAGCATCGCCGAAGGTATTGTCTGGGGCCTTACCTCATGGGTACTGCTTAAAGTCCTGAGCGGCCGTTCCAAAGAGGTTGGAATCGCGACCTATATTGTAGCCGCGGTTTTTATACTGAAGTTTTTTCTTTAA